In the genome of Sphingomonas sp., one region contains:
- a CDS encoding tyrosine-type recombinase/integrase, which translates to MDPTERQNVDLLLGVFSGVIAASSAEYPQIALKELEVRYATKRQKDYKLADGEGLYLLVRPNGSKLWRMKYRFDSKEKLLSFGRYPDLSLAEARLRRAEARVALGQGRDPGASNKSPAGKTFEQAARAWHENCEGNLDESHARRLMTRLERDAFPVLGDRPLRSITSADVLAMVRTVEARGALDVSRRIKQHVSQIYRFAIPQGWADQDPAAYLSDLLKPKPRVRHMARVGLQELPALVRAIDNYDGEENPRRRAVTRAALLFTLLTWARTNETRRARWDEFEGLDGSEPLWRVPAARMKMEREHIVPLPRQVASLLEDVRTFSTGIYVFGGDKLGQPISQNTMIYGCYRMGYRGRQTVHGFRGLASTWANEAECYRADWIEMALAHADRDDVRSAYNSALYLSPRRRMLQDWADHVLGFLKQVSDTNHLDDLELAHTALTFAC; encoded by the coding sequence TTGGACCCCACCGAACGCCAGAACGTCGATTTGCTTTTGGGGGTATTTTCTGGGGTAATCGCCGCATCCTCAGCGGAGTACCCCCAGATTGCACTCAAGGAACTCGAAGTCCGCTACGCAACCAAGCGGCAGAAGGACTACAAGCTCGCCGATGGCGAGGGCCTGTACCTTCTCGTCCGGCCCAATGGTTCGAAGCTCTGGCGGATGAAGTACCGCTTCGACAGCAAGGAGAAGCTGCTCTCCTTCGGGCGCTATCCCGATCTTAGCCTTGCAGAGGCGCGGCTCCGCCGCGCAGAGGCCAGGGTGGCGCTGGGGCAGGGCAGGGACCCCGGCGCCAGCAACAAGTCGCCAGCCGGCAAGACCTTCGAGCAGGCAGCGCGTGCCTGGCATGAGAACTGCGAGGGCAATCTCGACGAGAGCCATGCCAGGCGGCTGATGACGCGGCTCGAGCGCGATGCCTTTCCGGTGCTTGGTGACAGGCCGCTTCGGTCTATCACCAGCGCGGACGTGCTGGCCATGGTGAGGACCGTGGAAGCGCGCGGCGCGCTCGACGTCAGCCGGCGAATCAAGCAGCATGTCAGCCAGATCTATCGCTTTGCCATTCCGCAGGGCTGGGCGGATCAGGACCCGGCGGCCTATCTATCTGACCTGCTGAAGCCGAAGCCGCGGGTGCGGCACATGGCGCGGGTGGGCCTGCAGGAGCTGCCGGCGCTGGTGCGCGCGATCGATAACTACGACGGCGAGGAGAACCCCAGGCGGCGTGCTGTCACCCGTGCGGCGTTGCTGTTCACGCTGCTGACCTGGGCACGTACCAACGAGACGCGGCGCGCCCGCTGGGACGAGTTCGAGGGGCTCGACGGGTCGGAGCCGCTTTGGCGCGTGCCAGCGGCGCGAATGAAGATGGAGCGCGAGCACATCGTGCCGCTTCCGCGTCAGGTAGCGTCTCTGCTCGAAGACGTTCGAACCTTCTCGACTGGCATTTACGTCTTTGGCGGGGACAAGCTTGGGCAGCCCATTTCGCAGAACACCATGATCTACGGCTGCTACCGCATGGGCTATCGCGGCCGACAGACGGTCCACGGCTTTCGAGGTCTGGCCTCAACGTGGGCGAATGAAGCCGAGTGCTACAGAGCGGACTGGATCGAGATGGCGCTCGCCCATGCCGACCGCGACGACGTCCGCAGCGCGTATAACAGCGCGCTGTACCTCTCGCCCCGCAGGCGCATGCTGCAAGATTGGGCCGATCACGTGTTAGGCTTCTTGAAGCAAGTTAGCGACACGAACCACCTCGACGATCTCGAATTGGCTCATACGGCGCTGACATTCGCCTGCTGA
- a CDS encoding DNA repair exonuclease: MKFIHSADWQLGKPYGRFESEVRAGLSEARFDAIDTLGRTAVEHGAQHVVVAGDIFDTEGPEDRTIVQAISRMSRHSCRWWLLPGNHDFARNGGLWDRVRQRASDNIVILSTPQPVEMNPGVWLLPAPLEHRHNLEDPTARFESMETPGATLRIGLAHGSIRDFGWQGETKNQIAPDRARRSNLDYLALGDWHGALRVDGRTWYSGTPEVDRFQRDDPGQALVVELGTDAEPSVTPIRTGRFQWLLRDWMVSDQAAFDAECELLLGAIDAPTTLLRLTLAGITSLGDRIGMLGRLENDIGHQLRYLDVRSDDLVGRPSEEDIADLAVEGMLGAAATMLNARIEGGGEDAAVAKRALERLFVEYSRGEPA, translated from the coding sequence TTGAAATTCATCCATTCTGCTGACTGGCAACTCGGCAAACCGTATGGGCGCTTCGAGTCCGAAGTCCGGGCCGGCCTTAGCGAGGCGCGGTTCGACGCAATCGACACGCTTGGTCGCACAGCGGTCGAACACGGGGCACAGCACGTCGTCGTTGCCGGCGACATCTTCGACACCGAAGGGCCGGAGGACCGGACAATAGTCCAAGCTATATCTCGGATGAGCCGTCATAGCTGTCGCTGGTGGCTGCTTCCAGGCAACCACGATTTCGCGCGCAATGGCGGATTATGGGATCGCGTCCGTCAACGGGCGAGCGACAACATCGTCATTTTGTCGACGCCCCAGCCGGTCGAGATGAACCCCGGCGTCTGGCTGTTGCCCGCGCCGCTTGAGCACCGACACAATCTCGAAGATCCCACCGCCCGTTTCGAATCGATGGAGACGCCCGGCGCGACCCTGCGCATCGGCCTCGCACACGGTTCGATCCGCGACTTCGGCTGGCAAGGCGAAACGAAGAACCAGATCGCGCCCGATCGCGCACGCCGATCGAACCTCGACTATCTGGCGCTCGGTGACTGGCATGGAGCACTCCGCGTCGATGGCCGCACCTGGTATTCCGGCACGCCCGAAGTCGACCGCTTCCAGCGGGACGATCCCGGACAGGCCCTCGTCGTCGAGTTGGGGACCGATGCGGAGCCGTCCGTCACGCCGATCCGCACGGGCCGCTTCCAATGGCTTTTGCGGGACTGGATGGTCAGTGACCAGGCAGCGTTTGACGCCGAGTGCGAATTGCTCCTCGGCGCGATCGACGCGCCCACTACGCTTTTGCGCCTGACGCTGGCCGGTATCACCAGTCTCGGCGACCGGATTGGCATGCTGGGTCGGCTCGAAAACGATATCGGCCATCAGCTGCGGTATCTCGACGTGCGCTCGGATGATCTGGTGGGTCGACCGAGCGAAGAAGACATTGCGGACCTGGCCGTCGAGGGCATGCTCGGGGCGGCGGCGACGATGCTTAATGCCAGGATCGAAGGCGGCGGCGAGGATGCGGCGGTCGCTAAGCGGGCCCTTGAGCGCCTCTTCGTCGAATATAGCCGGGGGGAGCCGGCATGA
- a CDS encoding AAA family ATPase, which yields MSFVIRRIAVENFRKFRAPVVIEGLTDGLNVVIEPNETGKSTLLEALRAAFFVRFNTRNQLAQSFAPHGDAVGPEVEVAFDVDGAPWSVTKHFLRSASVEVSGPQGRAQGEEAEARLNALLGSVRDTSRGGDVATYGALGLLWVAQTEALSVTAPGQIVRDTVTSTLEAEVGSIMGGAAYRRVSDRVEAQYEIYWTPTGQKRGRQTDARERLEAAEATAREAADRLATLERSFSDLEAARVRLKIIQREMADNTDAQTRSGLVASLDIARAAAQILATRRAEQDAVNGKVKALADLRQRHDDATQARAKADAALTQAREKRLGVADTLSAAKQKVVDARTALDAARTDRQAARTALAEGEERIRQSRRGAAILAARRRHADLLKFEEQHSTAKALSDTAITPKVLTSLEAHDLAVAEAQAVVNAGATRIALSGSAEEITIDGEPMALGARTIDREVHIRFGAAELQITPPASAASAAEVLASALRKRKTALDDLGVVDLAAARARNEIARDAAADLRTLEARIEAATPADDALQLAAGSAALKLFVAELGTEEVVGEGELPDTAALTKAMETADSAAARAEGAQDSAIEALRRAEQGEAPLATAEAKATSDVANAISALEAVEQRPEWATLTENLAKAREQAAEASVKVEDALRDASAHDVAAITRKIELIDARVRTAGETRMRLETDIARLEGTIESEGGLGLAERTAAASEEVEAARLALQRITDEAETLKVLRSTLNAARNETSAKFVGPVAARAKRHIERLLPGCELTFSEDLGLESVIRAGVDESCASLSRGTQEQLSILTRIAFADMLLEQGKPVSLILDDPLVYSDDARLDTMIEILSEAATRMQVILLTCRDRAFRHVAGNRIAL from the coding sequence ATGAGCTTCGTCATTCGTCGCATCGCGGTGGAGAATTTCCGGAAATTCCGCGCACCCGTCGTGATCGAGGGTCTCACCGACGGCCTCAACGTCGTCATCGAGCCGAATGAAACGGGCAAGTCGACGCTTCTCGAGGCGTTGCGCGCAGCCTTTTTCGTCCGCTTCAACACGCGCAATCAGCTGGCCCAATCATTCGCCCCACATGGCGATGCGGTCGGTCCTGAGGTCGAGGTCGCTTTCGATGTCGATGGCGCGCCCTGGTCGGTGACCAAGCATTTCTTGCGCAGCGCATCGGTCGAGGTCTCGGGGCCTCAGGGCCGTGCGCAAGGGGAGGAGGCCGAGGCGCGCTTGAATGCTCTGCTCGGTTCGGTCCGCGACACGAGCCGGGGCGGCGATGTCGCGACCTATGGCGCGCTCGGTTTGCTTTGGGTCGCCCAGACCGAGGCCTTGTCCGTGACCGCGCCCGGCCAGATCGTGCGCGACACCGTCACCTCCACGCTCGAGGCGGAAGTTGGGTCGATCATGGGCGGCGCTGCCTATCGCCGCGTCAGTGATCGGGTCGAGGCTCAATATGAGATCTACTGGACACCAACCGGCCAGAAGCGTGGCCGGCAGACCGACGCGCGTGAGCGGCTCGAGGCCGCCGAGGCCACGGCGCGCGAAGCCGCGGATCGATTGGCCACGCTGGAGCGCAGCTTCTCAGATCTCGAGGCGGCTCGCGTCCGCCTGAAGATTATCCAGCGCGAGATGGCGGACAACACGGACGCGCAGACGCGTAGCGGCCTGGTTGCTTCGCTCGATATCGCGCGAGCGGCGGCCCAGATCCTCGCCACCCGTCGTGCCGAGCAGGATGCGGTCAACGGCAAGGTGAAGGCGCTCGCGGACCTTCGGCAGCGCCACGACGACGCGACGCAGGCCCGGGCGAAAGCGGACGCTGCGCTGACCCAGGCAAGGGAAAAGCGTCTCGGGGTCGCTGACACATTGTCGGCGGCGAAGCAGAAGGTGGTGGATGCGCGCACCGCGCTCGATGCCGCGCGCACCGACCGGCAGGCCGCGCGAACGGCCCTGGCTGAAGGCGAAGAGCGGATCCGACAAAGCCGTCGTGGTGCAGCGATCCTGGCCGCGCGCCGACGGCATGCCGACCTCCTGAAGTTCGAGGAACAACACAGCACAGCGAAGGCGCTCTCCGACACGGCGATCACCCCGAAAGTGCTGACGTCGCTTGAAGCGCATGATCTCGCCGTTGCGGAAGCGCAGGCGGTGGTGAACGCCGGCGCGACCCGGATTGCGTTGTCCGGCTCAGCGGAAGAAATCACGATTGACGGCGAGCCAATGGCACTCGGCGCGCGCACTATTGATCGCGAGGTCCATATCCGCTTCGGCGCCGCCGAGCTTCAAATCACGCCGCCGGCGTCTGCCGCCAGCGCCGCGGAGGTCTTGGCGTCTGCGCTTCGTAAGCGGAAAACGGCACTCGACGATCTCGGTGTCGTCGATCTTGCTGCCGCGAGAGCCCGCAACGAGATCGCCAGGGATGCCGCAGCGGATCTGCGAACCCTGGAGGCGCGCATTGAAGCAGCCACGCCCGCCGATGATGCCCTTCAGCTTGCCGCTGGATCTGCCGCGCTAAAGCTGTTCGTCGCCGAGCTCGGCACCGAGGAGGTCGTAGGGGAAGGAGAACTTCCCGATACCGCGGCGCTCACGAAGGCGATGGAGACGGCCGATAGTGCCGCAGCCCGTGCCGAAGGGGCCCAGGACAGCGCCATCGAGGCCCTGCGTCGCGCCGAGCAGGGGGAAGCGCCGCTTGCGACGGCAGAAGCCAAGGCCACGAGCGATGTTGCCAACGCAATCAGCGCGCTTGAGGCGGTCGAGCAGCGACCTGAATGGGCGACGCTTACCGAAAATCTGGCCAAGGCGCGCGAGCAAGCCGCCGAGGCTTCGGTCAAGGTTGAAGACGCGCTCCGTGATGCCTCTGCGCACGACGTCGCGGCGATCACGCGCAAGATCGAATTGATCGATGCGAGGGTGCGCACCGCCGGGGAAACCCGAATGCGGCTGGAGACCGATATTGCGCGCCTTGAAGGGACGATCGAGAGCGAGGGCGGGCTCGGCCTCGCCGAACGGACAGCTGCCGCCTCCGAGGAAGTCGAGGCGGCTCGACTTGCTCTTCAGCGCATCACCGATGAAGCGGAAACACTGAAGGTGCTGCGAAGCACACTCAACGCCGCCCGTAATGAAACGTCAGCCAAATTTGTCGGTCCGGTGGCGGCGCGGGCGAAACGTCATATCGAACGCCTCCTGCCTGGGTGCGAGCTCACCTTTTCAGAGGATCTTGGTCTTGAAAGCGTGATCCGTGCGGGCGTGGACGAAAGCTGCGCGAGCCTGTCGCGCGGCACGCAGGAGCAGCTTTCCATCCTTACGCGGATTGCATTCGCCGATATGCTGTTGGAGCAGGGGAAGCCCGTGTCGCTGATCCTGGACGATCCGCTGGTCTACTCCGACGATGCCCGTCTCGACACGATGATCGAGATTCTGTCGGAGGCCGCAACCCGCATGCAGGTCATCCTTCTCACCTGCCGTGATCGCGCCTTCAGACATGTCGCTGGAAATCGGATCGCGTTGTGA
- a CDS encoding DUF4297 family anti-phage-associated protein — protein MSLEIGSRCDHEVINRRYAIMEKRESTKNGDSDDERMRTRCPRGRSPQGVMVADRSAVSTIAGYFYQFDRSILSILGLAGANDSVAIECIEDIDVHTATETTAVQCKYYEKTEYNHSVIKPAIMFMLAHYKAGLTAGRPAIQYHLSGHFSCGQGKLVLPFDIDFLKTNFLTTVSKDNTVKKHEELGVSDAELEDFLKLVSIDVNAAKFEDQFKAIIESLAKQFGCSPFAAEFFYYNSALRVIKELAIEPDEALRVTTRADFIRRIDTSSYLFAEWFIAKLGTAKYYRGLRNEFFAAGVNVSPADRLFIIHPAGDTYSRNAIKTLLKTISRKYSKLSKRDAKPFSPYVLLVGIDDSELAGLKQELHNEDVRFVDGYDFKGAQFDAGSISRPASADAGPALRLFCDLTEARQTFLSFTRSREIYEFYHSEPVEDFGDGAISHTRFQIPKYEDIDKII, from the coding sequence ATGTCGCTGGAAATCGGATCGCGTTGTGACCATGAAGTCATCAATCGACGATATGCGATCATGGAGAAACGGGAGAGCACGAAAAATGGGGATTCCGATGACGAACGAATGCGGACGCGATGTCCGCGCGGCAGATCACCGCAGGGGGTAATGGTGGCCGATCGGAGCGCAGTTTCGACGATTGCTGGCTATTTTTATCAATTCGATCGCTCGATCCTCAGCATCCTGGGGTTAGCCGGTGCGAACGATTCAGTGGCGATCGAATGCATCGAGGATATCGACGTCCACACCGCTACGGAAACGACTGCCGTCCAGTGCAAATATTATGAGAAAACCGAGTATAACCATTCGGTTATCAAGCCCGCTATCATGTTCATGCTCGCGCACTATAAGGCGGGCCTCACCGCCGGCCGGCCAGCGATTCAGTACCACCTCAGCGGCCATTTTTCGTGCGGGCAGGGCAAATTGGTACTCCCGTTCGATATCGACTTCCTCAAGACTAATTTTCTTACAACCGTATCAAAAGATAATACGGTCAAAAAGCATGAAGAGCTTGGTGTCAGCGACGCGGAGCTTGAGGATTTCTTGAAGCTCGTCTCGATCGACGTGAATGCGGCGAAATTCGAGGATCAGTTTAAGGCGATCATCGAGAGTCTGGCCAAACAGTTCGGGTGCTCACCGTTCGCCGCCGAGTTTTTCTATTATAACAGCGCCCTGCGGGTGATCAAAGAACTGGCGATCGAACCGGACGAGGCTCTGCGCGTCACAACGAGGGCGGACTTTATAAGGCGAATAGATACATCTTCGTATCTCTTTGCCGAGTGGTTCATCGCCAAGCTCGGCACGGCCAAATATTATCGCGGGCTGCGCAACGAGTTTTTCGCGGCGGGTGTCAATGTCTCCCCGGCCGACCGGCTTTTCATCATCCATCCGGCTGGCGACACCTACAGCCGGAACGCGATCAAAACGCTTCTGAAGACCATCTCCCGGAAATACTCCAAGCTCTCCAAACGAGATGCAAAGCCCTTCTCGCCCTACGTGTTGCTCGTCGGCATCGACGATAGTGAACTTGCCGGCCTCAAGCAGGAGCTGCACAATGAAGACGTTCGCTTCGTTGACGGCTACGATTTCAAAGGTGCCCAGTTCGACGCCGGGTCGATCTCCAGGCCGGCATCGGCCGACGCCGGCCCGGCCCTGAGGCTATTCTGCGATTTGACGGAGGCGCGGCAGACCTTTCTGTCGTTTACGCGCTCGCGCGAGATTTACGAATTTTATCACAGTGAACCGGTTGAAGACTTTGGTGATGGTGCCATCAGCCACACCCGATTCCAGATTCCCAAGTACGAAGATATCGACAAGATAATATAG
- a CDS encoding ATP-binding protein — protein MNDVKAEVVAVFPNKVKIVVDDLENFRIAEESLRVGSYLKVADNENAVLVAIIENFQIQARDDGSQDYVIEAFPLGVLRDQKFERGGDALAIPPKTVQPATIDDIRLIYGSSLPVQDRFCFSRLATNKEVEVPVDGNKFFNKHIAVVGSTGSGKSHTVAKIVQKAVGAKGEYTLNNSHVIIFDIHSEYRAAFPQANFIDSASLVLPYWMLSGEELEEFFLDTEANDHNQRNVFKDAVIQSRKAHFTGGEDDKNRIHLDTPLPFDIHDVLAHANYRNTEMVDSGDVYAASNKEKAGQPKLTQGSLYGRLTNFVNRLESKINDRRLDFFLGEKSKSISFEETLRSILGYSTSKQHNVTVIDLSGVPFEVLSITVSLISRLIFEHGYFYKRLRCAADPQEKINNDAPILLVYEEAHKYVPNSELSKFRASKMSIERIAKEGRKYGVTLLLASQRPSEISETIFSQCNNFISMRLTNPVDQGYVRKLLPDSLGTLIDKMPAFKQGEALLVGESIALPSVVQIEVCTVAPASTDIPYWDLWQQQWRDIAIDKIRDEWLRR, from the coding sequence ATGAATGACGTAAAAGCGGAAGTGGTGGCGGTCTTTCCTAACAAGGTGAAGATCGTCGTCGATGACCTCGAGAATTTCAGGATTGCTGAAGAGTCTCTCCGCGTCGGCTCTTATTTGAAGGTCGCCGACAATGAGAATGCGGTACTGGTCGCCATCATTGAGAATTTCCAGATTCAGGCGCGCGACGACGGCAGCCAGGACTATGTGATCGAGGCTTTCCCGCTCGGCGTTCTGCGGGATCAGAAGTTTGAGCGCGGCGGGGACGCCCTCGCGATTCCGCCGAAGACGGTCCAGCCGGCGACGATCGACGATATCCGCCTGATCTATGGCAGCTCGTTGCCCGTGCAGGATCGCTTCTGCTTCTCGAGGCTTGCGACGAACAAAGAGGTCGAGGTTCCCGTCGACGGGAACAAATTCTTCAACAAGCATATCGCGGTGGTCGGTTCAACTGGCTCCGGTAAGTCCCACACCGTTGCAAAGATTGTTCAGAAGGCGGTCGGGGCGAAGGGCGAGTATACGCTGAACAACTCGCACGTGATCATATTCGATATTCATTCAGAATATCGTGCAGCCTTTCCGCAGGCGAATTTCATCGACAGCGCCAGCCTGGTTCTTCCCTACTGGATGCTGAGCGGTGAGGAATTGGAGGAGTTTTTCCTCGACACCGAGGCGAATGATCACAATCAGCGCAACGTGTTCAAGGATGCCGTGATCCAGAGCCGTAAGGCGCACTTCACGGGAGGAGAAGACGACAAGAACCGGATCCATCTGGACACACCGCTCCCTTTCGACATTCACGACGTTCTGGCCCACGCTAACTATCGCAACACCGAGATGGTCGACAGTGGCGATGTGTACGCTGCGAGCAACAAGGAGAAAGCCGGTCAGCCGAAGCTCACGCAGGGCAGCCTCTACGGGCGGCTGACCAACTTCGTGAATCGTCTCGAGAGCAAAATCAACGACCGGCGCCTAGACTTTTTTCTTGGCGAGAAATCCAAGTCGATCTCTTTCGAGGAAACGCTCCGATCCATTCTGGGATACAGCACGAGCAAGCAGCACAACGTCACCGTCATAGATCTGAGCGGCGTCCCGTTCGAGGTATTGAGTATCACGGTCTCGTTGATCTCGCGGCTGATCTTCGAGCACGGCTATTTCTACAAGCGCCTACGCTGTGCCGCCGATCCGCAGGAAAAGATCAACAACGATGCGCCCATTCTTCTCGTTTACGAGGAGGCGCACAAATATGTGCCGAACAGCGAGCTGTCGAAGTTTCGGGCGTCGAAGATGTCGATCGAGCGCATCGCGAAGGAGGGGCGGAAATATGGCGTTACCTTGCTTCTCGCAAGCCAGCGGCCCTCGGAAATCTCCGAGACGATTTTTTCACAGTGCAATAATTTCATATCCATGCGCCTGACCAATCCGGTCGACCAGGGCTATGTCCGCAAGTTGTTGCCGGACTCTCTGGGGACGCTGATCGACAAAATGCCGGCTTTCAAGCAGGGCGAGGCGCTGCTGGTCGGAGAATCGATCGCCCTGCCGTCTGTAGTCCAGATCGAGGTCTGCACGGTGGCTCCAGCATCAACTGATATTCCCTACTGGGATCTCTGGCAGCAGCAGTGGAGGGATATTGCGATAGACAAGATCCGTGACGAGTGGTTGCGCCGCTAG